The Deinococcus sedimenti genome includes a region encoding these proteins:
- a CDS encoding type II toxin-antitoxin system prevent-host-death family antitoxin, producing MANKTLGVRSLREELPEVLREVKETGRPVTVTRHGEALATIVPSTVVAPERAPRILALNSLKGGVGKTTITMHLAAAIAATGERVIVLDADEEVSALRWQQHANAENLSLPFKVVAADRNSLMRQARELSKDGTIVIIDTPPNNREILKSAATIADVVLVPVLPTAMDLDRLGTTLELLADLEAALPQFNYAILLNRFDARKGMAHEANAALDHHPRFSTVIRSLAAYEKGFGTAPSELAQFQELWHELLAVMGGDA from the coding sequence ATGGCGAACAAAACACTCGGCGTGCGCTCCCTCCGCGAAGAGCTCCCGGAAGTACTGCGCGAGGTCAAGGAGACAGGCCGTCCTGTGACCGTCACGCGGCACGGGGAGGCGCTGGCGACCATCGTGCCCAGCACGGTCGTAGCGCCAGAGCGTGCGCCCCGGATTCTGGCCCTGAATTCCCTGAAAGGGGGCGTCGGGAAGACCACGATCACGATGCACCTCGCTGCCGCCATTGCGGCCACCGGGGAACGCGTGATCGTGCTGGATGCCGACGAGGAAGTGAGCGCACTCCGGTGGCAGCAGCATGCCAACGCTGAGAACCTGAGTCTGCCCTTCAAAGTGGTGGCGGCGGACCGGAACAGCCTGATGCGTCAAGCCCGCGAGTTGTCCAAGGATGGCACTATCGTCATCATCGACACGCCACCCAACAACCGCGAAATTCTGAAGAGTGCTGCGACGATCGCGGACGTCGTACTGGTGCCCGTCCTGCCGACGGCTATGGATCTCGACCGCCTGGGGACGACGCTCGAATTACTCGCTGATCTTGAGGCAGCTCTCCCCCAGTTCAATTACGCCATCCTGCTCAACCGCTTCGATGCCCGCAAAGGCATGGCGCACGAAGCGAACGCCGCGCTTGATCATCACCCCAGGTTTTCCACCGTCATCCGCTCGCTCGCAGCGTATGAAAAAGGGTTCGGAACCGCGCCGTCCGAACTCGCGCAATTCCAGGAGCTGTGGCATGAGCTCCTGGCGGTCATGGGCGGGGACGCATGA
- a CDS encoding vWA domain-containing protein, which translates to MTQPKWWQTPRIQKWAWDAWRYYSWRPTYRLTLTPSEPSAYVDMVNHVVVCNPEYPYPPLHLARHVRGLPADLHEFQQAYLESLIAHEAGHTHHSGLLPAGLHGQLVNMLEDERMERLTAVDFPHLTALFQLAADVDAAHAIEQGGLGGDVLRGCLLHRFTAHHPTWSFTPDQADAALWPEVKVIVEEAWVAPTYDAVVDAARRILQILNLPEQAPEREEFRFFLDGGGQALLPPEPGPTLPGGPGDGPGRLHGSEPRPLKPEVDPQVTPRAESLQAQVQGEARRLAAALCPPALPDRVQPSRDRGRYRYDRHETGSERPFDLKVGSKRPGPAHLRLAIDVSSSMDHQDRLTHARRMAFILTLAAQQSGTPILATAFADDPRPLIQTTTLPTAALNAVADLRAYGNTRLAPTLQGLWTPVLPGRSVTVILSDGALMERDYTQCAQLRARHDGLVVPILLDVKPDVAAAYERTFGPCVLMTDPAQLTTHVLTFLRTLLR; encoded by the coding sequence ATGACCCAGCCAAAATGGTGGCAGACCCCCCGCATTCAGAAGTGGGCGTGGGACGCCTGGCGGTACTACTCCTGGCGCCCCACGTACCGCCTCACCCTCACCCCCAGCGAACCGTCCGCGTACGTCGACATGGTCAACCACGTCGTCGTGTGCAACCCCGAGTACCCGTACCCGCCCCTGCACCTCGCCCGGCACGTGCGCGGCCTCCCGGCGGACCTGCACGAGTTCCAGCAGGCCTACCTCGAATCCCTCATCGCGCACGAGGCGGGGCACACGCACCACTCCGGCCTGCTGCCTGCGGGCCTGCACGGCCAGCTCGTGAACATGCTCGAGGACGAACGCATGGAGCGCCTGACCGCCGTGGACTTCCCGCACCTCACGGCGCTGTTCCAGCTGGCGGCAGACGTGGACGCCGCGCACGCCATCGAGCAGGGCGGCCTGGGCGGGGACGTGCTGCGCGGTTGCCTGCTGCACCGCTTCACCGCCCACCACCCCACGTGGTCGTTCACGCCGGATCAGGCGGACGCGGCCTTGTGGCCCGAGGTGAAAGTGATCGTGGAGGAGGCCTGGGTCGCCCCCACGTACGACGCGGTCGTCGACGCCGCCCGGCGCATCCTGCAGATCCTGAACCTCCCCGAGCAGGCGCCCGAACGCGAGGAGTTCCGCTTCTTCCTCGACGGGGGTGGGCAGGCTCTCCTTCCACCGGAGCCCGGCCCCACCCTGCCGGGCGGACCTGGAGATGGACCCGGCCGCCTGCATGGTTCGGAACCCCGCCCGCTCAAACCGGAGGTGGACCCGCAGGTGACCCCCCGCGCGGAGTCCCTCCAGGCCCAGGTGCAGGGAGAGGCCCGCCGCCTCGCTGCGGCCCTCTGCCCCCCGGCGCTGCCCGACCGCGTGCAACCCAGCCGCGACCGGGGCCGCTACCGGTACGACCGGCACGAGACGGGCAGCGAGCGCCCCTTCGACCTGAAGGTCGGCTCGAAGCGTCCCGGTCCAGCGCACCTACGACTCGCGATCGACGTGAGCAGCAGCATGGATCACCAGGACCGCCTCACGCACGCCCGGCGCATGGCGTTCATCCTGACGCTGGCCGCGCAGCAGAGTGGCACGCCCATCCTGGCCACCGCGTTCGCGGATGATCCGCGGCCACTCATTCAGACGACCACGCTGCCCACCGCCGCCCTGAACGCCGTGGCGGACCTGCGAGCGTACGGCAACACCCGCCTCGCCCCCACGCTCCAGGGCCTGTGGACCCCCGTACTGCCAGGGCGGAGTGTCACCGTGATCCTCAGCGACGGCGCCCTCATGGAGCGTGACTACACCCAGTGCGCCCAACTGCGTGCGCGCCATGACGGCCTCGTCGTGCCGATCCTGCTCGACGTGAAGCCGGACGTCGCGGCCGCCTACGAGCGTACGTTCGGACCCTGCGTCCTGATGACCGATCCGGCGCAGCTCACCACGCACGTCCTGACATTCCTGCGCACCCTCCTCCGGTGA
- a CDS encoding ParB/RepB/Spo0J family partition protein has translation MTAVLDRARDYSAPGAASVHPDAIELSRIDVNPNQPRRHFDEDGLADLARSIEAQGVLQPILVRPVGARYEIVFGERRYRASLMAGKTTIPAMVKAVSEVELPVVAALENLQRSDLNRFEEVRAKVHLLATVLGLSADDVPGHMKRLRSQPDEHADDVLVVEQLFAQLGGEQWRSFVVNGLPVLTLPEVIRREVERGALAYSKAIVIARVPAEHQSGLVQDTIELRLSQAELHARIRALAPLPAADTLATVKRRLSQRRLSQLSPDQKVEAERLIEALHRLLT, from the coding sequence ATGACAGCCGTGCTCGACCGCGCACGGGACTACTCGGCGCCTGGAGCCGCGAGCGTGCACCCTGACGCGATTGAGCTTTCCAGGATTGACGTCAACCCGAATCAGCCTCGCCGACACTTCGATGAGGATGGCCTCGCGGATCTGGCGCGCAGCATTGAGGCCCAGGGCGTCCTGCAACCCATCCTCGTCCGGCCTGTCGGCGCGCGCTATGAGATCGTCTTTGGCGAGCGGCGGTACCGGGCCTCCCTCATGGCGGGCAAAACCACCATTCCAGCGATGGTCAAAGCGGTAAGCGAGGTGGAACTCCCAGTTGTGGCCGCCCTGGAAAATCTCCAACGCTCGGACCTGAACCGTTTTGAAGAAGTGCGCGCGAAGGTGCACCTGCTGGCCACAGTGCTCGGTCTGTCTGCCGACGACGTGCCGGGTCACATGAAGCGGCTCCGGTCACAGCCGGATGAACATGCTGACGACGTCCTCGTTGTCGAGCAACTGTTTGCGCAGCTGGGCGGGGAACAGTGGCGGTCCTTTGTGGTAAATGGGCTCCCGGTTCTCACGCTTCCGGAGGTGATTCGGCGTGAGGTTGAGCGTGGTGCTCTGGCCTACAGCAAGGCCATCGTGATCGCCAGGGTACCCGCTGAACATCAGAGTGGGCTGGTCCAGGACACCATTGAATTACGCCTGTCGCAAGCCGAGCTGCACGCTCGCATCCGCGCCCTGGCCCCCCTACCTGCTGCGGACACATTGGCGACGGTGAAGCGGCGCCTTTCTCAGCGCCGTCTGAGTCAACTTTCGCCAGATCAGAAGGTCGAGGCGGAGCGGCTCATCGAGGCGCTCCACCGCTTGCTGACATAG
- a CDS encoding ParB/RepB/Spo0J family partition protein, producing MPTDAPPPLLSVTVPAPFSTAVPLDDLTEDTHGASNHLKGALRCTGQLQPIVLESLPSGEYRIRDGNRRVAAARSLGWTHVQADVYAGLTEAQWALVIAGVHNRSANPVEEARLYGTLTQTLTEAGIAANTGVPVQVIRARLSLLNLPGDVLDLIGTRTLSLSVAERAAKLRGVHADRAVREIREAAQAGKPFTAAQLKVVTVARASSLGARLMAAAPPPPTLLPPETILAEEVRALCERRGVSVQALTQVLTGSVPPVTPVHAAHVHRAVVH from the coding sequence ATGCCGACCGATGCCCCCCCACCCCTGCTCAGCGTCACCGTGCCCGCGCCCTTCAGCACCGCCGTGCCCCTCGACGACCTCACTGAGGACACCCACGGCGCCAGCAACCACCTCAAGGGTGCGCTGCGCTGCACCGGGCAACTCCAACCCATCGTGCTGGAATCCCTGCCCAGCGGCGAGTACCGCATCCGGGACGGGAACCGCCGCGTCGCGGCCGCCCGGTCCCTCGGCTGGACGCACGTGCAGGCGGACGTGTACGCCGGACTGACCGAGGCGCAGTGGGCGCTGGTGATCGCCGGGGTGCACAACCGCAGTGCCAACCCCGTGGAGGAAGCCCGCCTGTACGGCACACTCACCCAGACCCTGACCGAGGCGGGCATCGCGGCGAACACCGGCGTTCCTGTGCAAGTCATCCGCGCCCGCCTGTCCCTGCTGAACCTGCCGGGCGACGTCCTGGACCTGATCGGGACGCGCACCCTGAGCCTGAGTGTCGCCGAGCGCGCCGCGAAACTCCGGGGTGTGCACGCCGACCGGGCCGTGCGGGAGATCCGCGAGGCGGCCCAGGCGGGCAAGCCCTTCACGGCTGCGCAGCTGAAGGTGGTCACCGTGGCCCGCGCCAGCAGCCTCGGTGCGCGCCTGATGGCCGCGGCGCCGCCCCCGCCGACCCTGCTGCCCCCAGAGACGATCCTGGCCGAAGAAGTCCGGGCGCTGTGCGAACGGCGGGGCGTGAGCGTGCAGGCCCTGACGCAGGTCCTCACCGGGTCGGTGCCGCCCGTGACCCCCGTGCACGCGGCGCACGTCCACCGCGCCGTGGTGCACTGA
- a CDS encoding AAA family ATPase: MHADIPGIARVTRRVTLPPQPVFDVSTASEFEQLLRMLPGRVQVLVESRIREVEEIRMQAYGPVEVLYQHAHVIYPIELTLEDMKILDSVGQWRADGRLGLEGTLHRFGRLDTMGHTSLVTVRVAKAFVGLAEPLREWLSAAQDGLVIMGLPGSGKTALLRDGIRILSERLAGRLFVNDSSNEILGDGFQPHPITDWVSRVPIGDPSLQFEKLNQTVKNFQPRWMVVDEVSSPGDARAIAYARSRGARAVMTWHAGSLRSAYQEKDERTLWPLIQRNEEGITGPPVASLGILVRGRGEYVIFEDLEACFHEVAHDRLPPGVQVSVAQGSRWGHREQALTG, encoded by the coding sequence GTGCACGCCGACATCCCAGGCATCGCCCGCGTGACGCGGCGGGTCACGCTGCCCCCACAACCGGTCTTCGATGTCAGTACCGCCAGTGAGTTCGAGCAGCTGCTGCGCATGTTGCCCGGCCGGGTGCAGGTACTCGTCGAGTCCCGCATCCGGGAGGTCGAGGAGATCCGCATGCAGGCGTACGGCCCGGTCGAAGTCCTGTACCAGCACGCGCATGTCATCTACCCGATTGAACTGACCCTGGAGGACATGAAGATCCTGGACTCCGTGGGGCAGTGGCGTGCGGACGGCCGTCTCGGCCTGGAAGGCACGCTGCACCGCTTCGGTCGACTGGACACGATGGGGCACACGAGCCTCGTCACCGTCCGCGTGGCGAAGGCCTTCGTCGGCCTGGCTGAACCGCTCCGGGAGTGGCTGTCCGCCGCGCAGGACGGCCTGGTGATCATGGGCCTGCCGGGCAGTGGGAAGACGGCGCTGCTGCGGGACGGCATCCGCATTCTGAGCGAGCGGCTGGCCGGGCGACTGTTCGTGAACGACTCCTCGAACGAGATTCTGGGGGACGGGTTTCAGCCTCACCCGATCACAGATTGGGTGAGCCGCGTGCCGATCGGCGACCCGTCCCTGCAGTTCGAGAAGCTCAATCAGACGGTGAAGAACTTCCAGCCGCGGTGGATGGTGGTGGACGAGGTCAGCAGCCCAGGGGATGCCCGTGCGATTGCATACGCCCGGTCTCGCGGGGCGCGAGCGGTCATGACCTGGCACGCCGGCAGCCTCCGGAGTGCGTACCAGGAGAAGGACGAGCGGACCCTCTGGCCGCTCATTCAACGGAATGAGGAGGGCATCACAGGACCACCTGTCGCGTCTCTCGGCATCCTCGTGCGCGGCCGTGGGGAGTACGTCATCTTCGAGGACCTCGAGGCCTGCTTCCACGAGGTTGCCCACGACCGGTTGCCGCCCGGCGTGCAGGTGAGCGTGGCGCAGGGCAGTCGCTGGGGGCACCGCGAACAGGCCTTGACTGGGTGA
- a CDS encoding AAA family ATPase, translating to MTINTSSVFAFKTAKFPGLGKGGRVQIPQHLHSQLDTSNRMRVIPWAAAEAVAQVLLGRVEAERTPKALTLQTIDKDEQTVLMASHPTQATWVNAGQTVRPYILLIAEAQLAAKHTELAERWGNLLHTIDRHAVTLPTTEDRLATLSHKIDFKDDLLRVLDTLYYTGKLSADTCSWITGPLSAPAAWTHSPVLLGQSPRQPGEPGADLSEEGRLTRRAAYGIRALLVGPTGCGKTELGKRVALSTGSTIVSLKGRPGLEDRDMIGFISPTLQGARWVDGPLARAMRLAQQGTRTTLLIDELLRLDAYHRNALIGLLDDVSATELKATLGVDVPDGRYYTLDLPGAGEVLYAPTRLLSVLCTTNAGSSYTQSGELDPALMRRFQRVMFVSYPAEAVIMPVYAKAATPGTARVAYALEVATRSMTVDQGQLLARPMNTGVTLNFLAEVQDLVQAGLSETNALREALLVTVTPFCCELTDEGLPDPAAVNALKARLEEQLRKGLLHKAA from the coding sequence ATGACCATCAACACCAGCAGCGTGTTCGCCTTCAAGACGGCGAAGTTCCCTGGGCTCGGGAAGGGCGGCCGGGTGCAGATCCCACAGCATCTGCACAGCCAGCTCGACACGTCCAACCGGATGCGCGTGATCCCCTGGGCTGCGGCTGAAGCAGTCGCGCAGGTCCTGCTGGGCCGCGTGGAGGCCGAACGCACCCCCAAGGCCCTCACCCTGCAGACCATCGACAAGGATGAGCAGACCGTCCTCATGGCCTCCCACCCCACTCAGGCGACCTGGGTGAACGCCGGGCAGACCGTACGCCCGTACATCCTCCTGATCGCCGAAGCCCAGCTCGCGGCCAAGCACACCGAACTCGCCGAACGCTGGGGGAACCTCCTGCACACCATCGACCGGCACGCGGTCACCCTCCCCACCACCGAGGACCGCCTGGCCACGCTCAGCCACAAGATCGACTTCAAGGACGATCTCCTGCGCGTTCTGGACACCCTGTACTACACCGGGAAGCTCTCCGCGGACACCTGCTCCTGGATCACCGGGCCCCTCTCTGCCCCCGCCGCGTGGACGCATTCCCCGGTCCTCCTCGGGCAGTCCCCCCGCCAGCCCGGCGAGCCCGGTGCGGATCTCAGCGAGGAAGGCCGCCTGACCCGGCGCGCTGCGTACGGCATCCGCGCCCTACTTGTCGGGCCCACCGGGTGCGGGAAGACCGAACTCGGCAAGCGCGTCGCCCTCTCCACCGGCTCGACCATCGTGTCCCTCAAGGGCCGCCCCGGCCTGGAGGACCGCGACATGATCGGCTTCATCTCCCCCACCCTGCAGGGCGCCCGCTGGGTGGATGGGCCGCTCGCCCGCGCCATGCGCCTCGCGCAGCAGGGCACGCGCACCACCCTCCTGATCGACGAGCTGCTCCGCCTGGACGCGTACCACCGCAACGCCCTGATCGGCCTGCTCGACGACGTCAGCGCCACGGAACTCAAAGCCACGCTGGGCGTCGACGTGCCCGACGGGCGGTACTACACCCTGGATCTCCCTGGCGCCGGAGAAGTCCTGTACGCCCCGACCCGCCTGCTCAGCGTCCTGTGCACCACCAACGCCGGCAGCTCGTACACGCAGAGCGGCGAACTCGACCCCGCCCTCATGCGGCGCTTCCAGCGCGTCATGTTCGTCTCGTACCCTGCCGAGGCGGTCATCATGCCGGTCTACGCGAAGGCGGCCACACCTGGGACGGCGCGCGTCGCATACGCCCTGGAGGTCGCCACGCGCAGCATGACGGTCGACCAGGGCCAGCTGCTCGCCCGGCCCATGAACACCGGCGTCACTCTGAACTTCCTCGCGGAAGTGCAGGACCTCGTCCAGGCGGGTCTCTCCGAGACGAACGCCCTGCGCGAGGCGCTGCTCGTCACCGTCACGCCGTTCTGCTGCGAGCTGACCGACGAGGGCCTGCCCGACCCGGCCGCCGTGAACGCCCTGAAGGCCCGCCTGGAGGAACAGCTGCGCAAGGGCCTGCTGCACAAGGCCGCGTGA
- a CDS encoding DUF4326 domain-containing protein — MIITVGRLGDHHESGHTEYVGRGRGSVLGNPLPVIGRGRWTGEAAAWTSHLIHAANLTGTEREQAQRALQCLGFEQGEAAALYLHVLREQCRTDTPQRRAVLRLAALATQGPVHLQCWCTPRPCHAEHIRTAILGYAQMLIERRATAARAAVPG, encoded by the coding sequence ATGATCATCACCGTCGGCCGCCTCGGCGATCACCACGAGTCGGGCCACACCGAGTACGTCGGGCGAGGCCGGGGCAGCGTCCTCGGCAACCCCCTGCCCGTCATCGGACGGGGCCGCTGGACGGGAGAGGCCGCCGCGTGGACGAGTCACCTGATCCACGCGGCGAACCTCACGGGCACCGAGCGTGAGCAGGCGCAGCGGGCCCTGCAATGCCTCGGCTTCGAGCAGGGTGAAGCCGCTGCGCTGTACCTGCACGTCCTGCGGGAGCAGTGCCGGACGGACACCCCACAACGCCGCGCGGTGCTGCGACTTGCCGCCCTCGCCACGCAGGGACCCGTGCACCTCCAGTGCTGGTGCACGCCCAGACCCTGTCACGCTGAGCACATCCGCACGGCCATCCTCGGGTACGCCCAGATGTTGATCGAGAGACGCGCGACCGCCGCACGGGCTGCCGTACCCGGCTGA